A genomic region of Papaver somniferum cultivar HN1 chromosome 7, ASM357369v1, whole genome shotgun sequence contains the following coding sequences:
- the LOC113295856 gene encoding putative nuclease HARBI1 has product MKIWAEVLVPPSNVFDKPAITKRHKRLREGAFKGAVGALDGTLISASIPVEKQIPYRGRGRGECTQNVLAICDWDMYFLYVVVGWEGTAHDSRVLTEAVRDPYFKFPLPPPDKYYLCDAAYSHTQGFMCPYRNIRYWIGDYRRVPPTAKEEKFNQAHARLRNVIERAFGVLKVRFPVLSKMPSYSFETQRDIVIACMSIHNFLRRNALDDWLFKEYENETFDMNETQGSCLDWNGTICDVSVVINVMV; this is encoded by the exons ATGAAGATTTGGGCTGAAGTTTTAGTTCCTCCGTCTAATGTATTTGACAAGCCAGCTATAACTAAAAGGCATAAACGTCTCAGAGAAGGTGCTTTTAAAGGTGCTGTTGGTGCATTGGATGGCACTCTAATTAGTGCGAGCATTCCAGTCGAGAAGCAAATACCGTATAGAGGAAGGGGAAGAGGAGAATGTACCCAAAACGTGCTTGCGATATGTGATTGGGATATGTACTTTTTGTATGTAGTGGTTGGATGGGAAGGCACTGCTCATGACTCGAGAGTGTTGACCGAGGCAGTGCGTGATCCATATTTCAAGTTTCCTTTACCTCCACCAG ACAAATACTATCTATGTGATGCTGCGTACTCTCATACACAAGGGTTTATGTGTCCGTATCGCAACATAAGGTATTGGATAGGTGATTACCGAAGAGTTCCTCCAACGGCAAAAGAGGAGAAGTTTAATCAAGCCCATGCTCGATTGAGGAATGTGATTGAGAGAGCATTCGGGGTATTGAAAGTAAGATTTCCCGTCTTAAGTAAAATGCCTTCTTACTCATTTGAGACTCAAAGAGATATCGTTATTGCTTGCATGTCAATACATAACTTTCTACGTCGTAATGCATTGGATGATTGGCTATTTAAAGAATATGAGAATGAGACATTTGATATGAATGAGACACAG GGAAGTTGTTTAGACTGGAATGGAACAATTTGTGATGTTTCAGTAGTGATAAATGTTATGGTTTGA